cgcgaaaccttaaattaaagtgaataaatgaagacttggcacaccacttctgaaaggttgcctacccctggtccaGACTATTCCCCCATTCCCGCTCTGACCTATCTGCCTTTCCTCCTGCTGAGCAACTCCACTCTGGGGCCACATCCTCAATGCCGGTATTTAGATGACTAACTCCCTTTactacctttgaggctctgggtgCATGTGTATGGATCAGCGCCACATGCTGGGGTCTCCCCATACAGGGCAGGTCCATGCCCACACTCCCAATGCAAGGCACTTTGAAATGGCAAGTGAATCCTGGCCTAGCGCTGTGAGTGGCCTCCTGGCCAAGGGTCCCAGCAGAGAGACAGCTCCTCATCCTTGAGAAGAGATGGGTCCACCTGACCGAGAAGGGGAAGAGCAACTTTCTTTGTGCACCAGCTCGCCACCCTAGGGAGAAGGGTTTTAAATGAGGTTGTAAGGGGGCAGGTGATAAAAGCTCACAGGTCAGTACCCACCTTAAGAGAGGGTTAGATTTTGGGGGAACGTGGAAAATTACAACAAGGTCATAAAAACAGCACGAGGGAAAAGAGTGGGGGAATCTGCTtgacatcttagatgtctgtaccCAAATGAAAGGcatatggggaataaacaggaagaattggaagtatTAATTTATAAGGTAAATTATTCCTTAATAGGCACCACAGAGACTTGGGGGGATAATCTCATGACAGGAATATTGGTATCGAGGAGTACAACTTGttgaggaaggacaggcagggtaaaaagggaggaggggttgcattgtacatcaagaatatatGCACTTGCTCTGAGGTcaagaaggaggtgagaggcagaccagttaAGAGCCTTGGGGTAAAGATAAATAGGGTAAAAAACAGGAACTACATCATGGTAggggtctgctacagaccaccaaatcaggaagagaagctggatgaggcatttctagaacaaataacagaataTCCAGTACGCAAgccctggtagtaatgggggattttaactatGCAGACATCTGTAGGAAAAGTGATATGGCAAAACAACaaatttccaataagttcttCGAGTGTGTTAGGGATGActtcttgtttcagaaagtggaggaagtaaccagggagaCAGctgttttagacttgattctgccCAACAGGGAGGAACTGGTAGTGAATCtcaaggtggaaggcaatttgggtgaaagtgatcatgaaatgatagatttcatgattctaaggaaaggaagcatGAGTAGGGTCACCAACCCTCCAgcgttgtcctggagtctccaggaattaatctttaattagagATTATGTCATGtggtgaaacctccaggaatatgtccaaccaaaattggcaaaccTGAgcatgagagcagcagaataaggacattGGACttcaaaaagcagactttaacaaactcaaagAACTGGCAGGTAAGGTCCTTTGGGAAAACAGAATTCAGCAGAGCTGCCAGTTTCTCAGGGAGACAATATTAAGGCACAATTGCAAAGTATCCCAAtgcgaaggaaagataggaagaacagGAAGAGGTCAATATGGTTCCATCAGCTCTTtcatgacctgaaaatcaaaaaggaatcctacgagaagtggaaacatggacaaattgctaaggagaaacaaaacatgtaggaataaaatcagaaaggctaaggcacaaaatgagttacaactAGCAAGGAACATATAGGGCAATAAGGAGAGactctttaaatacattagggtAGGGGTGGGTAAACGTTTTGGCCTGAGCATATGGGTATCGAAATTGTATGAAGgtccatgaatgctcacaaaattaacAATTCAGTGATGTAgagtttatttctgtttaataaaGATACATGAGGATGTTTCGTTGAAAAATGGTGACTCAAATTGTACTCCTTGAACACTGTGATGctcccctgactgctgcccttATTTCAAACTGCTGTTTTACAAGATTGCACGCACTGTGAAAAAACTGGGCACTCACTGTAGCCTGGATTTGTCGGACGTCAGTGCTCCTGTCAATTTTGAACCATAGCACTCTAGCCCAGAGCCCATATGGATGGacaagaggaggcagagagacacACTTGTAACTTTATGCCCCACCCTCCTCCCAAAAATGGCATATTTGAAGCAGTGCGGTGAAGTCGCACCTGCAGTGTGGCTCTGTGTGTGCAGAAAGATGGTAGAATTATGAGTCAGGGGCTGAGAAGTGCCAGGCAGAGCGGAGCAAGCCCCcgacccagctccccagccagtgTGCTGGGCTGAGCGGAGCAAGCCCCCAgtcccgctccctggcaggagctcaagggctggataaAAAGGTCTGCGGGGCCAGAGGCAGCATTAGGGGcaggagaaagatgaaggaaaatgtaggtcctctacttggCAGGGAAGGAGAtttaataactgatgacatcaagaaagctgagctgtttaatgcctattttgcttctaTCTTTATTAAAAAGTTTAATGGTGAACAGATGCTCGAcataatattaacaagggggaaggaatgcaagtcaAATAGGGGAAGAACGGGTTAAAGAATATTTGAATGTTAGATGTATTAATGTCAACAAggactgatgaaattcatcctggggtacttaaggaactagctgaagcaatcttggaaccactagcaattatctttgaggccccaaaagactggagaagggcaaatatacCTCTatctgtctttaaaaaggggaacaaagaggaccagggaattatagaccagtcagtttaacatCAGTACCtgaaagatattggaacaaattattaaacaatcagtttgtaagcaccaggaggataatagggttataaggaatagccagcatggatttgtctagaacaaatcatgtcaaatgaacctaatttccttctttgacaggattactggtGTAATGGATGGTGGAACCAGTAGATGTAATATATCTTGacattagtaaggcttttgataagtCCCACATgatagtctcataagcaaactagggagatttggtctagatgaaattactgtaaggtgggtgcacaactgattgagaGACTACTCAGGGACTAGTTATCAATGGAAGTAGTCacactgggagggtgtatctagtgaggtcccacatgagtcagtcctgggtccagtgctattcaatattttcagtaATGGAGTGGatagtatgcttataaaatacgTAGCTGACACCAAACTGGGGTAAGGGATTGCAAGTATTTGgaaaacaggattagaattcaaaatgatcttgacaaattggagaattggtctgaattcaacaggatgaaattcaataaagacaagtgcaaagtactacacgtaGGAAAAATCAAAAGCAGAACTACAACATGGGGAATAAGTGGCTaggtagtagtactgctgaaaaccATCTGGCACTTAtactggatcacaaattgaatatgagacaatgaagtgatgcagctgtgaaaaaggccaatactctggggtgtattaacaggagtgtcatatgtaagatatgggaggtaattgtcctattCCACTTGGCACCGGTGAGGCCTTAGCTGTACCGTGTCCAGTACAAATTGTCcaggagaaattggagagagtccagaggagagcaaccaaaatgataaaaggttcagaacacctgacctatgaggaaaggttaaaaacctgggcatgtttagtcttgagaaaagaagactgaggggaaaccTGATCACAGTCTTCAGATACATTCAGGACTgtttgtggtgtttagatgctgcatgtgattattagaactgggagcacaggctgttgggagtctgaaaggacaggaaacaggaaggaggggggaggagttgaggaggctgggagagttacagagtgtgcagctacagcttggagaaaagacttccactgtaaataaagttctgttgaagttgttaatactttgcttggtggatacaacattttggcgatgaggatggatcttctgcctctgaacccacctgcaccttttctgcaaagcccaggtgagcctccaattgcttttactgcctggatccgtatgtttgagacttatctgcttgcaatcagtgctacagagatttctgaagtaagaaagagtgctctgctaatccactgccttggagcagaagggcagcatatattttacacttttccccttgcagatgataaatatgagactgcactcactgcattaaagaacttttttgtgccaaaagtgaatgtagtagctaatcgctacagatttcgccagcgtgagcagaaaccaggggagactataatgcagtatatggcttctctgaggagtctgattgtaacttgtgactttgggaatatggcagatgagatgattagagaccagctcattgagaaaacaaccatgcttcatgtaagagaacgcttacttccagaaccacaacttacactagaaaaagcaataaccattgctactcagattgagtcagctacagctgaagccaaaataatgagccagggtacagcaggcccagtccaggctgtgactcctttgcagaaaagttcactatcactgcagacaaacaattgcaaaaggaaaactaatgaaaagccactgaatcagcaaatgcaaaatacagtaaaagcatgctttcgctgtggatccccacaacatcttgcaagctacacaggatgtccagcaaaagtagctcagtgcaatcattgcaaaaagattgggcattttgctaaagtatgtcacagtagccagttcaatcaacaggtgcatgcagttacaataccagatgttactgtgctgagtgtagacaaaatcactactgcacatattccagaacagataaagagcactgtaaatgtttctgccataccctcagtcaaatcacactctattcagctaatgttggacaccggctcagcagtatctatactacctgattccatctatttgcattactttaaagatgtgcctcttactgaacccaaacttcacttggtatgctatttgaaaaaccatattccagtacatggctgcttgccagcaatagttacttttggtgatcgctgtgtaactgcGGAATTCTACATTGTTcacaaaggcactcctatccttggcagagatttaattagctgctttaaatctcagggtagttaatggacgaattgatcttcctcagcaaagcactcttgcggtacacacaccagtttcagctgggacccaactccaggttgagaagaaactcggctgtgcttatgggtttctgcataaagttaaaatgcggaataatgtgttgcctgtacgacagaaattacggcgcttaccattttcagtctgggaagctgtttcagaggaacttagaaaacttgttcaaaaggacattattgaagagattaactcctcggaatgggtttcacctatagtagtgacgcagaagaagggtggagacattcgcctttgtgtggacttaagggagccaaataaagctattgtgattgacagccatcctcttcctcacatagaggaagtatttgcagaactccgtggagcaaagatgttttctactcttgatttgcagagtgcataccaccaggttatgttgcacgAAGATAGCAGAGagctcacagcatttattacacacgagggactattttgttttaaacgtgttccatatggtctcgcatcagccccaagtgcctttcaaaaaatgatgtcattgattctgaagaatcaacatggagttcagtgctatttggatgatattattgtgtttggaaatactaccgaggagcatgacaataacctgcagtctgtactaaactgcatcagcaaagcaggcctcaagttcaataggtccaaatgcaaatttagacaaactgaactcccctttctggggcatacaatttcacaggctggactaaaacctgatccagatcatatcctggcaatttcaaatgctcctcctccaacagatttgcaaaccttacgttccttcttgggtcttacctcctggtatgcaaaattcattcccaattatgcttctgtcattgaaccgttacgagaattactacggagaagttcaaccttagtgtggacaacggatgcacaagttagtttcgaaagggtgaaaggcttgattgtacatagtccagtacttgcattattcagtcccgcattgcccacaactgtaactactgatgcttctgattatggacttggggctgtcctcacacaacttcatgaggacaacacagagaggactattgcatttgcttcaaggacactaagtaatgctgagagaaaatattctacagttgaaaaagaagcacttgcttgtgtctgggctacagaaaaatggagaacttacctgtggggccgcacgttcaagttgcgcacagaccacagcccttggACAACGTTGCTCACCacgaaaggactgggaagagcaggatattgtattgctagatggtctgcaagactactttctttcaattatgaactggaatataagcccagtgctggggtctggactagatgacctctcaggaTCCCTTCTAGACCTATATTGCTATGATTCTCACCCTTTGCTCATATAGGGACCATGGCCAGAAATCCCAGCCAAGTGGACAATGCTGGAGCCCACTGCTGTCCATGCTGGGACCATCTTGCTCCCTCCCTGTTTGACTGTGAGGCCACAGGGAGATCTGGCCCATCCCACCAGCATCAATGGCACTcacacagcaggggctgctggaTGGTGACCCCAGCCACAGAGACAGAGCTGCACTGCAGGGTCGTGGCCAGCATGGTCCCTCCCACCTGCTTCTTACTGCCACCTGGGATCTCTTCCTCTACCACACTGCTGGAGCCCAGTCCCACCAACCTGCAAGTCctagccctggggctggggtgagaCTGATCTGTGGGCTTAAGAGACACACAATACATACccctctgcagctccaggggAAGCTCTCACCCAGTCAAGACGCATTGCTGTCTAgtagagcagagaaggagaggactcctgggtcctattcatGGCCCTGACACTGCTTCCATGTGTGTCCCTACATGAATGGCTTtgatccctctgtgcctcagttccctgtctgttacACAGGGTGATGAGCATGGGGGCAGGACTTTGGGCACCAATATGTGAGGCTCTCTGAGATGCCAGAGCCAAGTGCTTCCCCCGGAGAGCCCTGTATTGCCCCACATCATCATGGATTGAACATCATAACTAGCCTCCAGGTGGCTGGGGCTGACCAAGGGTCTTTCAGACGGGGAACTCCCTGCACGCCCCATCTGCTGGCTCTCTCCACACCACAGCCAAGGTCTGATCCAGCTGCCTTGATGTTAGATCCCCACAATGGCCATTGGGGTCTGCTCGCCAGGCTGGGCGTTAAAGAACAGGTGAtgactgaggaggaggaggtccCTGTACTGAACTGGGAGGGCATGGGGCTGTTCCCTCCTGAacttctccctgccccaccccagcctgggcctTGGAATGCCAGGTGGCCGCCTCTTATGTTGGTGCTTCTCCCATTCCAGCTCTCCTTGTCCCAGGGCCTCTGGATCACAAAGCCCATGCTGTGACTGGCCTGCCCCTTGGTGGAGTGTAGTGCTGACCTGATGCCAGTCTCAGAGGAGTTGGGGGACGGAGGTGAGCCCTAGCAACTCCCTCTGTGGGACTGACCAGCCCTCTCATGTCACTCTAGGGAACATCAGGTCCTGCCGGGAGCAGGATATTGCTCAGCGCCACAGCCAGCCAGGTCTCCTCCCCACCTGCCATTCTCAAGTCAGGCCCTGATGGGGGACCCACACGCCACCGGGCAGTCAGGATGACGCCCTTCTGGAGGATGGTGGGCAGCAAACCACTGGGAGCCTACTGCCGGCACGGCCTGGAGTGCAGCACCAAGATGTGCAGGTGAGTCTGGAGCTCCGGGGGAGCGCTACTATTCCGGCTCTGGGCTATCCACCccactctgctggtgcccctcaatcccaacctgcagctccctgctaacccagccctgggctccccacatgcacagctctgctggtgcctctCAGTCCCGAGCCACAGCCCCCTTCTATTCCAGCCCTAGGTTCCCCCCAGCccgccagctctgccggtgcccctcagtcctgagcccccACCTCTCCCCGACTTGGGGGTGGTTGGAGCTGGGGACTGGGTTTGAGCCTGTTTCTATGGTTCACCCTTTTGAGATGGGGGCACTAATGGTGGGTGTGCAGGGGATGGAGATGAATTGGGGAGCAGAATGCGGGCATGCAATCAGGAGATCCCGCTGCCTAGAGTATGGGGGTGATGTACTCTCCCCCTAGGCTCACAGCTGTTTTGCCTCCCCAGGAACGGGCACTGTGCTCCCCCACAGTACGAATGCTGAAAGCTGGAAGCTGATGCAATCCCGGCTGGAGACAATGCTCCCCATCTACCCCCAGGCTCAGAGCATCTGCAGACTGGAGGCCATCAATACTTGCCCCTGGGGTGGGACTGTGAGACACATGATCCAGAGCCCTGCAATCACCACTTGGGGGCGAGGGCTCCAGCCTCCCCACACAGGTGGGAGTGTGTCCCAGTCTCCTCACATGCACCCTCGGTGAAGGGGAAAGTATTCATAGTTCCAGCGGGGGCCAATTCCAAGTCTgacccagcaccccccccccccagcagcagccatcTGGGGGGCTCCCATAGTGAAGCCTGCACAGACCCAAGCTGCTCGCAGGGACTGTTGTTGCTCCTGATATTGAATGGGGGCTGAGAGTGCAAGGATTACCCCAACAGGAGCTGG
This region of Chrysemys picta bellii isolate R12L10 chromosome 9, ASM1138683v2, whole genome shotgun sequence genomic DNA includes:
- the LEAP2 gene encoding liver-expressed antimicrobial peptide 2; amino-acid sequence: MASGLPSVLWGAGIRRALLICVLLLLLSSWQGTSGPAGSRILLSATASQVSSPPAILKSGPDGGPTRHRAVRMTPFWRMVGSKPLGAYCRHGLECSTKMCRNGHCAPPQYEC